Proteins encoded in a region of the Microbacterium neungamense genome:
- a CDS encoding sugar-transfer associated ATP-grasp domain-containing protein — translation MDQKRLRVRYLIDRARRLNPTQLLELARQVKRVSKAPLPVILADMLWCSVRYEMGFRDYVVWDIRILNARERATWMTHPKAFRLNKTLNGPDSKVILGDKLRFLADFADLTRRDWIDASRASEQDLRDFLERHPRVIAKPAQGEGGAGIAIYHTADIEDVAAWRAALVERDQTLLEEVLRQHDDLNALYPDSVNTVRMITYRDPQDRLHVIASVLRIGNGSVIDNFASGGMFTMLDDDGVALYPGVDKQSNIYHEHPATGTRIQGFRVPFYPEVVAMIEDAAKRLPTVPYVGWDIAITPDGPALIEANHNSSVFQMKPSASGVRTGLLHRYVEAIGPGVLDKR, via the coding sequence ATGGATCAGAAGCGGTTGCGCGTCCGGTACCTCATCGACCGGGCACGGCGGCTGAATCCGACCCAGCTGCTCGAGCTCGCTCGCCAGGTGAAGCGGGTGTCGAAGGCTCCGCTGCCGGTCATCCTCGCCGACATGCTGTGGTGCTCGGTGCGCTACGAGATGGGCTTCCGGGACTACGTGGTGTGGGACATCCGCATCCTGAACGCACGGGAGCGCGCCACCTGGATGACGCATCCGAAGGCGTTCCGGCTGAACAAGACGCTGAACGGCCCGGACTCGAAGGTGATCCTGGGCGACAAGCTGCGCTTCCTCGCCGACTTCGCCGACCTCACCCGGCGGGACTGGATCGACGCCTCCCGCGCCTCCGAGCAGGATCTGCGCGACTTCCTGGAGCGCCACCCCCGCGTGATCGCCAAGCCGGCGCAGGGCGAGGGCGGCGCGGGGATCGCGATCTACCACACCGCGGACATCGAGGACGTCGCCGCGTGGCGCGCCGCGCTCGTCGAGCGCGATCAGACGCTGCTGGAGGAGGTGCTGCGCCAGCATGACGACCTGAACGCGCTGTACCCGGACAGCGTCAACACGGTGCGGATGATCACGTACCGCGACCCGCAGGACCGGCTGCACGTGATCGCCTCGGTGCTGCGCATCGGCAACGGCTCGGTGATCGACAACTTCGCCTCCGGCGGGATGTTCACGATGCTCGACGACGACGGCGTCGCGCTCTACCCGGGCGTGGACAAGCAGTCGAACATCTACCACGAGCACCCGGCCACGGGCACGCGGATTCAGGGCTTCCGGGTGCCGTTCTACCCCGAGGTCGTCGCGATGATCGAGGACGCGGCCAAGCGCCTGCCCACCGTGCCCTACGTCGGCTGGGACATCGCGATCACCCCGGACGGCCCGGCTCTCATCGAGGCGAACCACAACTCGAGCGTGTTCCAGATGAAGCCCTCGGCCTCCGGTGTCCGCACCGGCCTGCTGCACCGCTACGTCGAGGCGATCGGCCCCGGCGTGCTCGACAAGCGCTGA
- the murJ gene encoding murein biosynthesis integral membrane protein MurJ, with product MIAAGTLASRVTGLLRAMVLVAAVGTISQAGDAFATANQLPNSIYAVISAGLLTGVIVPQVVRVSAQEDGGHDFLAKLLTLGAVLVGAVTVVATLAAPLLVDLYSQYRPEQHALATQFAYWCLPQLFFYGMFALLGEILNARRMFAPYAWAPIVNNLVSIGGFGVFIVLFGQGRSALEGWSPAMVATLAGTATLGVIAQTVVLVLFWRRAGIPLRLDFRWRGMGLGHMGKLATWTFLTTLVGQLVGIVQALTVTPASEGGHASVAASGYAWLVYMVPYSMIILAIGTPYFTRISEHAAAERDDELKADIRQSLRVLGLFIVIAIAAVAAAAQPAARVFSEGPGEAVAVAPVLLAYLVSLLPMAVLFIVQRTFYAYGDARTPFVFTMVQGSLVLAFTLVVAATVPVENLAAAVALAQSCAGILQTVLATVLLRRRIGSLGLGGVWRALTRFALMAVPAGAAGYGVYLLSGGVGGWMLAGQLWGVLGCCLIAASAGAVYVALLALFRVPELRTALGALRRR from the coding sequence ATGATCGCAGCCGGGACGCTCGCGTCCCGGGTCACCGGGCTGCTGCGGGCCATGGTGCTCGTGGCGGCGGTCGGCACGATCAGCCAGGCCGGTGACGCGTTCGCGACCGCGAACCAGCTGCCGAACAGCATCTATGCGGTGATCTCCGCCGGGCTGCTCACCGGCGTGATCGTGCCGCAGGTGGTGCGGGTGAGCGCGCAGGAGGACGGCGGACACGACTTCCTCGCCAAGCTGCTCACGCTCGGCGCGGTCCTGGTCGGCGCCGTCACGGTCGTGGCGACCCTCGCCGCGCCGCTGCTCGTGGACCTCTACTCGCAGTACCGCCCGGAGCAGCACGCGCTGGCCACGCAGTTCGCCTACTGGTGCCTGCCGCAGCTGTTCTTCTACGGCATGTTCGCGCTGCTGGGGGAGATCCTGAACGCGCGGCGGATGTTCGCGCCGTACGCCTGGGCGCCGATCGTGAACAACCTCGTCTCCATCGGCGGGTTCGGTGTCTTCATCGTGCTGTTCGGACAGGGCCGCAGCGCGCTCGAGGGCTGGTCGCCCGCCATGGTGGCCACCCTCGCCGGCACCGCAACCCTCGGCGTCATCGCGCAGACCGTCGTGCTCGTACTGTTCTGGCGACGGGCGGGCATCCCGCTGCGGCTCGATTTCCGCTGGCGGGGCATGGGCCTCGGGCACATGGGGAAGCTCGCCACCTGGACGTTCCTGACCACCCTGGTCGGGCAGCTGGTGGGGATCGTGCAGGCTCTCACGGTCACGCCCGCCTCCGAAGGCGGGCACGCCTCCGTCGCGGCATCCGGCTACGCCTGGCTGGTGTACATGGTGCCGTACTCCATGATCATCCTCGCCATCGGCACCCCGTACTTCACCCGCATCAGCGAGCACGCGGCCGCGGAGCGCGACGACGAGCTGAAGGCGGACATCCGGCAGTCGCTCCGCGTGCTCGGCCTGTTCATCGTGATCGCGATCGCCGCGGTCGCCGCCGCCGCGCAGCCCGCCGCACGGGTGTTCAGCGAAGGCCCGGGGGAGGCGGTCGCCGTCGCGCCGGTGCTGCTGGCGTACCTGGTCAGCCTGCTGCCGATGGCGGTGCTCTTCATCGTGCAGCGCACCTTCTACGCGTACGGCGACGCGCGCACCCCGTTCGTGTTCACGATGGTGCAGGGCTCGCTCGTGCTCGCGTTCACCCTCGTCGTGGCCGCCACGGTGCCGGTCGAGAATCTGGCCGCGGCCGTCGCGCTCGCGCAGTCCTGCGCCGGCATCCTGCAGACCGTGCTGGCGACGGTGCTGCTGCGCCGCCGGATCGGCTCGCTCGGCCTCGGCGGGGTGTGGCGCGCCCTGACCCGCTTCGCGCTGATGGCGGTGCCCGCCGGCGCGGCCGGGTACGGCGTGTACCTGCTCTCCGGTGGCGTCGGCGGATGGATGCTCGCCGGTCAGCTCTGGGGGGTGCTCGGATGCTGCCTCATCGCCGCATCCGCCGGTGCCGTGTACGTGGCGCTGCTCGCGCTGTTCCGGGTGCCGGAGCTGCGCACCGCGTTGGGCGCGCTGCGCCGGCGCTGA
- a CDS encoding proteasome assembly chaperone family protein has product MPFSGELHARVADGPAVPGGLPLVVLLTGFTDAGSAVSGLIDHLHATTAPAPVTVFDNDLLLDYRARRPVVVFDQDHLTEYRPARLDLSLAHDALGQPFLLLSGYEPDFAWDAFADAVLDLIAEFEVSGVAWVHSIAMPVPHTRPLGTTVSGNRRDLVAAHSVWRPRTQVPSTAGHLLEYRIAERGIRVAGFVLLVPHYLADTDYPDTVLAAADKIMVATGLVLRTDEIAAARDEFRARVDEQVQGNDELVQMVHTLERRYDAYMSGRDAEDVGDGFDERDLPSADELAAELERYLATRRPGDEDKLG; this is encoded by the coding sequence ATGCCGTTCTCGGGAGAGCTTCATGCACGTGTCGCAGACGGCCCCGCGGTCCCCGGGGGCCTTCCGCTGGTCGTCCTGCTCACCGGGTTCACGGATGCCGGCAGCGCCGTGTCCGGCCTGATCGACCACCTGCACGCCACCACGGCGCCCGCGCCCGTGACCGTCTTCGACAACGACCTGCTCCTGGACTACCGGGCCCGCCGCCCCGTGGTCGTCTTCGACCAGGACCACCTCACCGAGTACCGCCCGGCACGGCTGGACCTGTCCCTCGCGCACGACGCCCTGGGCCAGCCGTTCCTGCTGCTCTCCGGCTACGAGCCCGACTTCGCCTGGGACGCCTTCGCGGACGCCGTGCTCGACCTCATCGCGGAGTTCGAGGTGTCCGGCGTGGCCTGGGTGCACTCGATCGCGATGCCTGTGCCGCATACGCGCCCGCTCGGCACGACGGTGAGCGGCAACCGCCGCGACCTCGTCGCGGCGCACTCGGTGTGGCGTCCGCGCACCCAGGTGCCCTCGACCGCCGGGCACCTGCTGGAGTACCGGATCGCGGAGCGCGGCATCCGCGTCGCCGGCTTCGTGCTGCTCGTGCCGCACTACCTGGCCGACACCGACTACCCGGACACGGTGCTCGCCGCGGCCGACAAGATCATGGTGGCCACCGGGCTGGTGCTGCGCACCGACGAGATCGCCGCCGCCCGGGACGAGTTCCGCGCGCGCGTCGACGAGCAGGTGCAGGGCAACGACGAGCTGGTGCAGATGGTGCACACCCTGGAGCGCCGCTACGACGCGTACATGTCCGGACGGGATGCGGAGGACGTCGGCGACGGCTTCGACGAGCGCGACCTGCCCTCCGCGGACGAGCTGGCCGCGGAGCTGGAGCGCTACCTCGCCACCCGCCGCCCGGGCGACGAGGACAAGCTCGGCTGA
- a CDS encoding RNA polymerase sigma factor, whose product MTPATTKKTRTTKKTAEADAPETEDAAAETAAPAKKTASKKAPAKKAAPKKAAAKTSKKKDDDEDAPEELADADTAEAEGEVAEADAEEEGDKKPAFTEPLPTGAIVISSSDEDDVPVYSTQITGATADPVKDYLKQIGKVALLNAAEEVELAMRIEAGLFAEEKLSHMSEAEKSSQLGLDLQWVARDGQRAKSHLLGANLRLVVSLAKRYTGRGMQFLDLIQEGNLGLIRAVEKFDYTKGFKFSTYATWWIRQAITRAMADQARTIRIPVHMVEVINKLARVQRQMLQDLGREPTPEELSKELDMTPEKVIEVQKYGREPISLHTPLGEDGDSEFGDLIEDTEAVVPADAVGFTMLQRQLEQLLDSLSEREAGVIRMRFGLGDGQPKTLDQIGDTFGVTRERIRQIESKTMAKLRHPSRSQSLRDYLE is encoded by the coding sequence GTGACTCCTGCCACGACCAAGAAGACCCGGACGACGAAGAAGACCGCGGAAGCCGACGCTCCGGAGACCGAGGACGCCGCCGCCGAGACCGCGGCGCCCGCGAAGAAGACTGCATCCAAGAAGGCGCCGGCGAAGAAGGCCGCGCCCAAGAAGGCGGCCGCCAAGACGTCCAAGAAGAAGGACGACGACGAGGACGCCCCCGAAGAGCTCGCCGACGCCGACACGGCCGAGGCCGAGGGCGAGGTCGCCGAGGCGGATGCCGAGGAGGAGGGCGACAAGAAGCCGGCCTTCACCGAGCCGCTGCCCACCGGCGCCATCGTCATCTCCTCCAGCGACGAGGACGACGTCCCGGTCTACTCCACGCAGATTACCGGCGCCACCGCCGACCCGGTCAAGGACTACCTGAAGCAGATCGGAAAGGTCGCGCTGCTGAACGCGGCCGAAGAGGTCGAGCTGGCCATGCGCATCGAGGCCGGCCTGTTCGCCGAGGAGAAGCTCTCGCACATGAGCGAGGCCGAGAAGTCCAGCCAGCTCGGCCTCGACCTGCAGTGGGTGGCCCGCGACGGCCAGCGTGCGAAGAGCCACCTGCTGGGCGCGAACCTGCGTCTGGTCGTCTCCCTCGCCAAGCGCTACACCGGTCGCGGCATGCAGTTCCTGGACCTCATCCAGGAAGGCAACCTGGGCCTCATCCGCGCGGTGGAGAAGTTCGACTACACCAAGGGCTTCAAGTTCTCCACGTACGCCACCTGGTGGATCCGTCAGGCGATCACCCGCGCCATGGCCGACCAGGCGCGCACCATCCGCATCCCGGTGCACATGGTCGAGGTCATCAACAAGCTCGCCCGCGTGCAGCGCCAGATGCTGCAGGACCTGGGCCGCGAGCCCACGCCGGAGGAGCTGTCCAAGGAACTCGACATGACCCCGGAGAAGGTCATCGAGGTGCAGAAGTACGGTCGCGAGCCGATCTCGCTGCACACCCCGCTGGGCGAGGACGGCGACAGCGAGTTCGGCGACCTGATCGAGGACACCGAGGCGGTCGTCCCGGCCGACGCGGTCGGATTCACCATGCTGCAGCGCCAGCTGGAGCAGCTGCTGGACTCGCTGTCCGAGCGCGAAGCCGGCGTGATCCGCATGCGCTTCGGCCTCGGCGACGGGCAGCCGAAGACGCTCGACCAGATCGGCGACACCTTCGGCGTCACGCGCGAGCGGATCCGCCAGATCGAGTCCAAGACGATGGCGAAGCTGCGGCACCCCAGCCGCTCGCAGTCGCTCCGGGACTACCTCGAGTGA
- a CDS encoding coenzyme F420-0:L-glutamate ligase: protein MAEANKGKALTVDIDGTTYQRIPIRTRVVMPGDDLDEIIREYTAGVLQDGDILFVTEKIVAITQGRSYQLEEIRPRRLARFLSKYVTRTSYGIGLGMPETMEMALRECGTPRILLAAAVSAVTKAFGRRGDFYRVAGYKARSIDGPTSHTIPPYNTAVVLGPEKPRQVAQHLRTLLPAGVEVAVVDINDIGGNILGSTLDRAGEQRLVAILRDNPLGQGHESTPMGVIRAA from the coding sequence ATGGCCGAGGCGAACAAGGGCAAGGCCCTCACCGTCGACATCGACGGCACCACGTACCAGCGCATCCCGATCCGCACCCGCGTCGTGATGCCCGGCGACGACCTCGACGAGATCATCCGCGAGTACACCGCCGGCGTGCTGCAGGACGGCGACATCCTCTTCGTCACGGAGAAGATCGTCGCCATCACGCAGGGCCGGTCGTACCAGCTCGAGGAGATCCGGCCCCGCCGGCTCGCCCGCTTCCTGTCGAAGTATGTCACCCGCACCAGCTACGGCATCGGCCTGGGCATGCCCGAGACGATGGAGATGGCGCTGCGCGAGTGCGGGACGCCCCGCATCCTGCTCGCCGCCGCGGTCTCCGCGGTGACCAAGGCGTTCGGGCGCCGCGGCGACTTCTACCGCGTCGCCGGGTACAAGGCGCGCTCCATCGACGGCCCCACCTCGCACACGATCCCGCCGTACAACACGGCGGTCGTGCTCGGCCCGGAGAAGCCCAGGCAGGTCGCCCAGCACCTGCGGACGCTGCTGCCGGCCGGCGTGGAGGTCGCCGTCGTGGACATCAACGACATCGGCGGCAACATCCTCGGCTCCACGCTGGACCGCGCGGGGGAGCAGCGGCTCGTGGCCATCCTCCGGGACAACCCGCTCGGGCAGGGACACGAGTCCACGCCGATGGGCGTCATCCGCGCCGCCTGA
- the lpdA gene encoding dihydrolipoyl dehydrogenase, which produces MTAHDTDIVVLGGGSGGYAAALRASELGKKVVLIEKDKVGGTCLHRGCIPTKALLHAAEVADHVRDAASVGVAAAFQGIDPAGVRAYREGIVAKKHKGLEGLIKARGITVVAGEGRLQADRSVRVGDDVYRGADVILATGSYSRSLPGLEIGGRILTSEQALALDEVPERVIILGGGVIGVEFASVWRSFGAEVTIIEALPHLVPNEDVALSKGLERAFRRRGIAYSLGVRFQQAVQDDTQVTVTLEDGTVHSADYLLVAVGRGPATAGLGFEEAGVALDRGFVTVDERLRTSAPGVWAVGDIVPGLQLAHRGFLQGIAVAERIAGLEVPAVPETQIPRVTYSSPEVASVGLTEEAAKAAHGEDAVVAYEYNLAGNGKSEIIGTGGTVKVVRRKDGPVVGVHLLGDRVGELITEGQLAVAWEAHPEDIAPLVHAHPTQSEALGEAFLALSGKPLHAL; this is translated from the coding sequence ATGACCGCGCACGACACCGACATCGTCGTCCTGGGCGGCGGCAGCGGCGGATACGCCGCCGCTCTGCGCGCCAGCGAGCTCGGCAAGAAGGTCGTGCTGATCGAGAAGGACAAGGTGGGCGGCACCTGCCTGCACCGCGGCTGCATCCCGACCAAGGCGCTGCTGCATGCCGCGGAGGTCGCCGACCACGTACGCGACGCCGCATCCGTGGGCGTCGCCGCCGCTTTCCAGGGCATCGACCCGGCCGGGGTGCGCGCCTATCGCGAGGGCATCGTCGCCAAGAAGCACAAGGGTCTCGAAGGACTCATCAAGGCGCGCGGCATCACGGTCGTCGCCGGCGAGGGGCGGCTCCAGGCCGACCGCTCGGTCCGCGTCGGCGACGACGTCTACCGGGGGGCCGACGTCATCCTCGCCACCGGCTCGTACAGCCGCTCCCTGCCCGGGCTGGAGATCGGCGGGCGGATCCTCACCAGCGAGCAGGCGCTCGCCCTGGACGAGGTGCCCGAGCGCGTGATCATCCTCGGCGGCGGCGTCATCGGCGTCGAGTTCGCCAGCGTGTGGCGCTCGTTCGGCGCCGAGGTCACGATCATCGAGGCGCTGCCGCACCTCGTCCCGAACGAGGACGTCGCCCTCAGCAAGGGACTCGAGCGCGCCTTCCGCCGCCGCGGCATCGCCTACTCCCTGGGCGTGCGCTTCCAGCAGGCCGTGCAGGACGACACGCAGGTCACCGTCACACTCGAGGACGGCACCGTGCACAGCGCCGACTATCTGCTCGTCGCGGTCGGCCGTGGGCCGGCCACGGCCGGTCTCGGCTTCGAGGAGGCCGGCGTCGCCCTCGACCGCGGCTTCGTGACCGTGGACGAGCGGCTGCGCACCAGCGCGCCGGGCGTGTGGGCGGTCGGCGACATCGTGCCGGGCCTGCAGCTCGCGCATCGCGGATTCCTGCAGGGCATCGCCGTCGCAGAGCGGATCGCCGGGCTCGAGGTGCCCGCGGTCCCGGAGACGCAGATCCCGCGCGTGACCTACAGCAGCCCCGAAGTCGCCTCGGTCGGACTCACCGAGGAGGCGGCGAAGGCCGCGCACGGCGAGGACGCCGTCGTCGCCTACGAATACAACCTGGCCGGGAACGGCAAGAGCGAGATCATCGGAACGGGTGGCACCGTCAAGGTCGTCCGCAGGAAGGACGGCCCCGTCGTGGGCGTCCACCTGCTCGGCGACCGCGTCGGCGAGCTCATCACCGAGGGTCAGCTCGCCGTCGCCTGGGAGGCGCACCCCGAGGACATCGCACCGCTGGTGCATGCCCATCCGACGCAGAGCGAGGCCCTCGGTGAGGCGTTCCTCGCGCTGTCCGGAAAACCGCTTCACGCACTCTGA
- a CDS encoding leucyl aminopeptidase, whose amino-acid sequence MTLPEITPSSDRFPGSAADAAVLVIPDPAAADGALDGYPGLADALAGIGFKGTASAFARLHLPEVSPVPLAVVSTGRNADAGAVRDAVGTAVRSLTGYGTVAIGFAPGLEAYADAAAEGALLGGYRFDDYRSEKKPGKASALVLHAALDETALTRARAVAEAVALVKDLVSVPAEWQSPADLAASAAGAVAGLPVDVRILDEKELEEQGYGGIIGVGRGSDRPPRLVRLDYSPAAAVRHIALVGKGITFDTGGLSLKPAASMVGMKFDMAGAATVLAVLRGIAELALPVRVTAWMCIADNMPSGRATRPGDVLRMLDGQTVEVLNTDAEGRLVLADGLVAASREKPDVIVDVATLTGAILVALGKRHTGVMGEDEAVREYLEAAAATGEPAWALPLPDYMEESLDSQIADMVNANMGDRSGGSLFAGLFLRRFVGRTSQDEDAPRIPWVHLDIAGSAEHSGSPYGFTEKGPTGAAVRSLIAFAEASAAASAEEA is encoded by the coding sequence ATGACGCTTCCCGAGATCACGCCCTCGTCCGATCGGTTCCCAGGAAGTGCGGCCGACGCCGCAGTGCTCGTCATCCCGGACCCGGCCGCCGCGGACGGCGCTCTCGACGGATACCCCGGTCTCGCCGACGCCCTCGCCGGCATCGGCTTCAAGGGCACCGCTTCGGCGTTCGCCCGGCTGCACCTGCCGGAGGTGTCGCCGGTGCCGCTGGCGGTGGTCAGCACGGGACGGAATGCGGATGCCGGTGCGGTGCGCGACGCGGTCGGCACGGCGGTGCGCTCGCTGACCGGCTACGGCACGGTCGCGATCGGCTTCGCCCCGGGTCTGGAGGCGTACGCGGATGCCGCCGCGGAGGGCGCCCTGCTCGGCGGCTACCGCTTCGACGACTACCGCTCGGAGAAGAAGCCGGGCAAGGCGTCCGCGCTGGTGCTGCACGCCGCGCTGGACGAGACGGCGCTCACGCGCGCCCGGGCGGTAGCCGAGGCCGTGGCACTGGTCAAGGACCTCGTCTCGGTGCCGGCCGAGTGGCAGAGCCCGGCGGATCTGGCCGCCTCCGCCGCAGGCGCGGTCGCCGGCCTGCCCGTGGACGTGCGGATCCTGGACGAGAAGGAGCTCGAGGAGCAGGGCTACGGCGGCATCATCGGCGTGGGGCGCGGGTCGGACCGGCCGCCACGGCTGGTGCGTCTGGACTACTCCCCCGCCGCCGCCGTCCGCCACATCGCGCTCGTCGGCAAGGGCATCACCTTCGACACCGGCGGCCTCTCGCTCAAGCCCGCCGCCAGCATGGTCGGGATGAAGTTCGACATGGCCGGCGCCGCCACCGTGCTGGCGGTGCTGCGCGGCATCGCCGAGCTCGCCCTGCCCGTACGTGTCACCGCATGGATGTGCATCGCGGACAACATGCCCTCCGGTCGCGCCACCCGGCCCGGCGACGTGCTGCGGATGCTGGACGGGCAGACCGTCGAGGTGCTGAACACCGACGCCGAGGGACGGCTGGTGCTCGCCGACGGCCTGGTCGCCGCAAGCCGGGAGAAGCCGGACGTGATCGTCGACGTGGCCACGCTCACCGGCGCCATCCTGGTCGCGCTCGGCAAGCGCCACACCGGTGTGATGGGCGAGGACGAGGCGGTGCGCGAGTACCTCGAGGCGGCGGCTGCGACGGGTGAGCCGGCCTGGGCCCTGCCGCTGCCGGACTACATGGAGGAGTCGCTGGACTCGCAGATCGCCGACATGGTCAACGCGAACATGGGCGACCGCTCCGGCGGGTCCCTGTTCGCCGGCCTGTTCCTGCGGCGGTTCGTGGGCCGGACCTCGCAGGACGAGGACGCACCGCGGATCCCGTGGGTGCATCTGGACATCGCCGGGTCGGCCGAGCACAGCGGCTCGCCGTACGGTTTCACCGAGAAGGGCCCGACCGGAGCCGCCGTGCGCTCGCTGATCGCGTTCGCCGAGGCATCCGCCGCCGCATCCGCCGAGGAGGCATGA